The Aneurinibacillus migulanus genome contains the following window.
AACAGAGAGGGGCGCTGTACGTCAAATACACATGCTTATATACACTCATTCCAGCAACGGGCAGAATAAGAAACGAAGCATGGTAAGTAAGAAGAACGCGCTTCTCCCTCTTTACAGAACATATATAAACTTAAACCGTACGTTCGACTACTGTCATCCATATAGATAGTCCCCCCTTACAAAAGTAAAAAACCTCCAGATATCCTGGAGGTTTTAATGAATGCACACAAAAAAACATTCCGTTCCCTCCTAGTCGAGTTTTAGCACTATACACCGTAAAGAGAAATCATCTCTTAGCCACATTAGGAAAAGCCTTAATCCGACAATCCCTGTTCTACCCATGGGCATCTTTCGATATTTCTGGGCAGTGGCCTATGTTTGTATAGGAGCCTCACCTAACGAAGATTCATTATGATACAGGACCCATCCTACTTCTGTTCTATAGGCTTGTCAATAGCCTATCGCTTAATAAAAGAAAATTTATCCTTGCTTGATTTTTTGTTATATAAAAAATAGAATTATGAAGATGGCAGTTAGTGGCCATCTCTATCACTCAAACTAAAAAAAATAAAGGACGTTCTAATGGAAATCAAGAATCTCTTTCGTGAGCAAGGTATCAGACGTGTAGTTATACTGTTGTTTCTTTGTCTTGTCCTATATAGTATGAAAAGCATGCTTAATATCATACTATTAACCTTTTTGATTACCTTTCTAATGAATAGCTTATACAACTATGCCACACAAAAATTAAACAAGCTATTTCCAGTAAATCAAAAGGTTGTTCTATTATTTTTATACATAATTTTGATTTTGATTCTTGTTATAGGGATATATAAAGCACTCCCGACTATTGTCCATCAAATCACGCAATTGACGAATTTAACAAAGAGTGTATACAACGAGCAGCAAGATCATGAACTCGTACAGTATGTTGTTTCTCTCTTAGGCGATGTAAATATTGAGGGCTATGTAAAGCAAAGTTTGGATTTCGTGCTTAAAATTAGTAATTGGGGCTTAAACATGCTACTGGCGCTGATTTTGAGTTTGTTTTTTCTGTTGGAAAAAACAAAGGTCACCCAATTTACTGCCAAGTTCAAAACTAGTAAACTTGCATGGTTTTTTAACGAAATCGAATTTTTCGGCAAGAAGTTTGTTCATACTTTCGGAAAAGTGATTGAAGCACAATTTCTAATAGCACTCACAAACTGTGTTTTATCGACAATCATGCTGTGGATTATGGGCTTTCCTCAGTTGTTCGGACTCGCGCTCATGATTTTCGTCCTTGGTCTAATCCCGGTCGCAGGGGTTATTATTTCCCTGATTCCACTATGTACCATTGCTTTCAGCATCGGCGGGTTCATCAAGGTTATTTATGTACTTGTGATGGTTGTCGTGCTCCACTCATTGGAAGCCTATTTGCTTAATCCGAAATTGATGGCATCGAAAACCAATTTACCTATGTTCTATACCTTCATTGTTTTGATTTTTTCCGAACACTTTTTTGGTGTATGGGGCCTTATCGTAGGAATCCCTACCTTCGTGTTCTTACTTGATATTCTAGACGTAAAACGAACATAGAAGAACTCTTCCGTTACGAAATATTCTTTAAGTAGAGGTACAATTTAATTATGAAACTTTCTCAAACAGATGCATTGTTATTTCAAGATATTAACCAATTGGTTCCTTTCTATCCTTCCCTTGGCCTTCTAATGAAAGGCTTCTCCTTATACGGAGAATATATTCTTTATTTAAGTGTTTTCTTATATTGGTTTACTGGCGTTAGAAAAAATCGGTATATGGTTATGCAAGCTTTGTTCTCTGCTTGTATAGCGCTTGGGATTAGCAGGATTATCGGCCATTTCTTTTACCGCCCACGTCCTTTTGTCACACATGATATCGTGCAGCTTATCCCTCATAGTGCCAATGCCTCCTTTCCTAGCGACCATGCTACAGGAGCGTTTGTCATTGCCGTTTCCTTTTGGTTATTTCATAAAAAAGTAGGATGGGCCTGGTTAGCCCTAGCACTCGGCATTGCCTTCTCCCGTGTTTGGGTGGGCGTACATTATCCAGGCGATGTATTGGCGGGCATTACTCTTGGCGCGTTCACCGCCGTTAGCATCCATTATCTGTTGCCGAAAATAAAATATGCCTATCAGGTCATGAACAGCGTTATTTCTTTGGCTAATAAAATCGAGAACAGTATCCTGACAATAAATAATAAGAACAAATCCTCGTAAATAAAAGTAAAAACATACAAAGAGGCTTCCTTTATTACCGGAAGCCTCTTTTTCGATTGCGAATCAGCTTGCTGAACCCTGCTGGCTGAAATGGAGCAAATCATGCCTACAGCGGCAACCAGCAGCATGAATCCCAACGATTTTTAAAATATATGGGTTATCGCCCTTCACTATCCCTGTATCCACGATGTCTGCCATCAGGGTCGGAAAAAGACACGCTGGCTTTTCTTCTGCCGGATCGCAGGGCGCATCCACCCTCTTCTTTTTTCCGAATCTCCTCTTTCTAACCACACTCCCCTGTCAAAATATCAAGTGTGATTTATATAGGTTACTTTTCTAATAGGTTGACTATTTATTCCACATACCATATATTAAATAAATGAATGTTCATTTATTTAATTTTGGAGGTAATATGGCTAGAACCATTAATGAGAAGTATCGACAAGAAAAAAGAAACAATATTATTCAAGTAGCAATTTCTCTTTTTCCTGTAAACGGCTTTTCCCAAACTACGATTTCTATGATCGCCAAAAAGGCCGGTATGAGTACATCCACTGTTCTTCTTTATTTTCCAAGCAAAGAAGACCTTTTTCATTGTGCTGTATTGGAATCGTTAACAGAATTAAAAAGCCTCTTCATAAATATCGAGCCTGAAACACATGACCCAGCTGAACAAATTACAAAAATGGTAATCCAACATATTACAGCACTATCCAAACGTGTACCCTATCTAAAACTAATTCATTATGTAATCAATCAACATGAAAGATTCCCTGAACTAACCAAAGAAATCTTTACTGTTTCCGAAGAATTTATTGAGTTTCTATCTTTAATGATTAAAAAGGGGCAGGAATTAGAACAGGTAGAACAAACCGACGCACGTGAGACAGCATGGGCTTATCTTGCATACATAAATGGAATAAGTGTAGTCATAACGGAGCCTGAAGAATCTCCTTTTTGGAAAGGTCTTATTCGTCAAGGAATAAGAATAGTAGGGGGTAATGTAATTTGAGAAGCTCGAAAACAATCCCAATCGAAGTCGACGTTTTGCTCAAAAAATATACCCAGTTAGTACGTAGTGCATTGCCCACTCAAATACATGGTATTTATGTGTATGGATCCGTCGCTCTACAAGCGTATGAGCCTTCCAAAAGTGATATTGATTTTTTAACCTTGTTAAGAAGCCGTCCAACAAAAAATGACATCATTACAATCACAAACATTCACAAGAAACTAACATCGATGAACTCACTGGCAAAGAGAATGGATGGCATGTACATTCCAACAGAGGATTTAGGTAAGCCAAACGACGAAATTCCCCCTTATGTACATCTCGCCAGCGGGAAAGCTCGACAGGGTTTCTGGGATAATAACGCAGTGACATGGTGGACAGTAAAACAATACGGTATTTCCATTCACGGTCCCGAAGCCAGTCACCTAAACATACCTGTTTGTTGGTCAGATGTTGTGGAAACCATGAAGTATAATTTGCACACATACTGGCGTAAGAAATCTCAAAGTCATTGGTTGTATCTCATAGATGATGTAATGGCAGATGCTGTTTGTACATTGTGTAGAATTCTATATACCTTGGAATGTCAAAATATTTTTCCTAAAAAGCAGTCCGTACACTTCGCGTTAGATATTGTTTCTGCTAATTGGCATCCATTACTCTTAGAAGCTATCGACATCCGCAAAGGAAAGAAGCTGGCCTTTCATTTACCCTCAAGATGGCAGCGCGCAAAAGCAACACAATCATTCATCCATTATATGATTGACCTATGTACACAAAAACACTTTTAATCCTATGTGCATGAAGGAGTGGCTCCTGAAACGACACGGTATCCAGTATGATTTCAGAAGCCACAGCTCAAATAGCAAACCTATCCGCGACGTACCATGAGAGCGTAACATACGATAGCCCCGACCTCAGAGACGGCGATGACGATGCCCATCGGAACAGCCGTATGACTACCGCCCAGTCCGACCAGCGGCGCTGCAATCGCTCCAAAAATAAACGGCAGAAGCCCTAATAGCGCGGAAGCACTACCTGCAGAACGCTCTTGGTTTTGCATTGCCAGTGAAAAACCGGTTGTTGTTACAATACCGACACTTGATACAACGAAAAATAAAGGAATCATAACGGACAAAAGCCCTGCACCGATTAAAATCATGGCAAGCAATATGATACCGCCAAGCGCGGCAAGCCCAAGGCCGGTGACAAGCAACCTCGTTTCACTGACCTTCCCGGCCAGTCGACCGGTGATTTGGCTGGCAATAATAATACCGAGACCATTAATCGCAAAAAGTATGCTAAATGTCTGCGGTGAAACTCCGTATATATTCTGCAGAACGAACGGGGAGCCTGATATGTAGCCGAACATAGCGGCAAGCACCAATCCTTGCGACAATGCATAGCCCATGAAGACACGATCACTAATAAGAGAACGAAACGTAAATAAAGTACCTTTAATTCCGCCCGTTGAGCGACGTTGACTAGGCAATGTCTCAGGTAAGCCGAAGAGAGCTCCAAGCAGCATGATCGCCCCCAAAATACTCAGTACAACGAATACCCCACGCCAGGAGGTTACCTCTAGCAGCAATCCACCTGTAATCGGGGCAAGTATCGGAGCGACGCCATTAACCAACATCAAAAGAGAGAAAAACTTCGTCAACTCTGAACCAGAATACATATCGCGTACCATAGCACGGGAAATTACAATACCTGCTGCACCCGACATCCCTTGAACAACACGCAAGACAATTAATACCCAGATAGAAGAGCTGATAGCGCATAACAACGATGAAACAGCATAGATGATAAGAGCGACAATAAGCGGCTTACGACGTCCGCGTGCATCACTGAGGGGACCGACGAGCAATTGTCCGAACGCAAGGCCCAGCAAGCAGGCTGTCAAGCTAATCTGAACCAACGATGTACTCGTACTCAAATCACTGGTCAATGCGGGTAACGAAGGCAGATACATGTCAATGGACAGCGGCCCGAACGCTGTTAACGCCCCCAGTATAAGAGCCATCCATAACCTTCGTGAACGTGTAGGCGCCTGTGCAGCATCAAAACTGTTTGTGTGACTACTCATATGTATACCTCAATCCTTTCATCATCTCCGTTTTAGTCTTTATGTCTAGTTTTTATCCCGGTCCAACGTACAGAAAGAACATACAAAATCGGAATATCCCTTAATCTATACTGTCACATTTTTGCCTCTCCTCCATTACACTTTCTCTCTACATTCTTTTGACTAAATCCGCCACGAGTTCTCTCATCGTTATCTCTGCAAGAACTCGTTCCATTGCCGTTTGAGCCCGACGTAAAATCAATTCAAGTACGGATTGAATATTAGCTCCAACAGAACAGTCAGGGTTAGGTTGCTCATGGAAATGAAAAAGTTTTCCTTCCTCCACCACTTCTACTGCCTGATACACATCAAGTAGAGTAATGTCTTCTAACTTCTTCAAAAGATAAGCTCCGCCGGCCCCCGGACGCACATGCACCAGTCCTGCTTTTTTCAACTGTCCGATAATTCTGCGAATCACTACCGGGTTCGTATTAACGCTTCCCGCAATCCACTCTGATGTACAATGACCGTTCTTCTCAATGAATAATAAAGATAAAATGTGTACGGCTATAGTAAAGCGGCTGCTGATTTTCATACATCCCACCCTTCCGTTGTAATTATCACTGTTACAACAAAAGAAGTCAACATTGCAACTTTATTTAACTTAATGATAATTATCATTCCATAAAAATACAAAAAATCCGTTCTTCTTTATCAAAAAACGGATTTTTCTCCAGCCTTAAAAAGAGTTATATGTAACAAATTCGCTAATCGGTTTACGATATCCCCGTGGTCTTTGACTCGAAATATCTTCTTTGCCTAACGTGATTAAAAGTACAGGAATATACTGCTCGGGAATATTGAACAAGCTACGTATTGCTTCCGGATCGAAGCCAATCATCGGACACGTGTCCCACCCTTTAGCTTTCGCAATCAGCATGAACTGCATAGCCGATAAGCTCGCGTTGCGAATCGCCTCTTCCCGCTGAAAAATCTCGCCTCGTTTTTCATAAAATTGTATAGTAGACTCTACAGTTATATCGTATTCTTGCCTATTTAGTACACCGAGATTCAAAAGACCTTCATTTAGCCGACCGACCTGCTGGTATGCCTTCGTATCTCCCAAAACTAAAATAGTAGCTGAAGCGGTTTTCACTTTATACTGCTTGTTAGCAGCTTCGTATATTTCTTCTTTACGGGCCGGATCAGTAACAGCAAGATAGTGTGCATGCTGTAAATTAAATGCGGATGGAGCAAACTTAGTTAATGAGAACATATCATCTAGCTCTTGCTGGGAAATTTCAACATCTTGAATAAACTTTGTAGCGGAACGT
Protein-coding sequences here:
- a CDS encoding nitroreductase family protein, with amino-acid sequence MIDFMSVIKERRSATKFIQDVEISQQELDDMFSLTKFAPSAFNLQHAHYLAVTDPARKEEIYEAANKQYKVKTASATILVLGDTKAYQQVGRLNEGLLNLGVLNRQEYDITVESTIQFYEKRGEIFQREEAIRNASLSAMQFMLIAKAKGWDTCPMIGFDPEAIRSLFNIPEQYIPVLLITLGKEDISSQRPRGYRKPISEFVTYNSF
- a CDS encoding multidrug effflux MFS transporter, whose translation is MSSHTNSFDAAQAPTRSRRLWMALILGALTAFGPLSIDMYLPSLPALTSDLSTSTSLVQISLTACLLGLAFGQLLVGPLSDARGRRKPLIVALIIYAVSSLLCAISSSIWVLIVLRVVQGMSGAAGIVISRAMVRDMYSGSELTKFFSLLMLVNGVAPILAPITGGLLLEVTSWRGVFVVLSILGAIMLLGALFGLPETLPSQRRSTGGIKGTLFTFRSLISDRVFMGYALSQGLVLAAMFGYISGSPFVLQNIYGVSPQTFSILFAINGLGIIIASQITGRLAGKVSETRLLVTGLGLAALGGIILLAMILIGAGLLSVMIPLFFVVSSVGIVTTTGFSLAMQNQERSAGSASALLGLLPFIFGAIAAPLVGLGGSHTAVPMGIVIAVSEVGAIVCYALMVRRG
- a CDS encoding TetR/AcrR family transcriptional regulator, with translation MARTINEKYRQEKRNNIIQVAISLFPVNGFSQTTISMIAKKAGMSTSTVLLYFPSKEDLFHCAVLESLTELKSLFINIEPETHDPAEQITKMVIQHITALSKRVPYLKLIHYVINQHERFPELTKEIFTVSEEFIEFLSLMIKKGQELEQVEQTDARETAWAYLAYINGISVVITEPEESPFWKGLIRQGIRIVGGNVI
- a CDS encoding aminoglycoside adenylyltransferase domain-containing protein translates to MRSSKTIPIEVDVLLKKYTQLVRSALPTQIHGIYVYGSVALQAYEPSKSDIDFLTLLRSRPTKNDIITITNIHKKLTSMNSLAKRMDGMYIPTEDLGKPNDEIPPYVHLASGKARQGFWDNNAVTWWTVKQYGISIHGPEASHLNIPVCWSDVVETMKYNLHTYWRKKSQSHWLYLIDDVMADAVCTLCRILYTLECQNIFPKKQSVHFALDIVSANWHPLLLEAIDIRKGKKLAFHLPSRWQRAKATQSFIHYMIDLCTQKHF
- a CDS encoding undecaprenyl-diphosphatase encodes the protein MKLSQTDALLFQDINQLVPFYPSLGLLMKGFSLYGEYILYLSVFLYWFTGVRKNRYMVMQALFSACIALGISRIIGHFFYRPRPFVTHDIVQLIPHSANASFPSDHATGAFVIAVSFWLFHKKVGWAWLALALGIAFSRVWVGVHYPGDVLAGITLGAFTAVSIHYLLPKIKYAYQVMNSVISLANKIENSILTINNKNKSS
- a CDS encoding AI-2E family transporter; translation: MEIKNLFREQGIRRVVILLFLCLVLYSMKSMLNIILLTFLITFLMNSLYNYATQKLNKLFPVNQKVVLLFLYIILILILVIGIYKALPTIVHQITQLTNLTKSVYNEQQDHELVQYVVSLLGDVNIEGYVKQSLDFVLKISNWGLNMLLALILSLFFLLEKTKVTQFTAKFKTSKLAWFFNEIEFFGKKFVHTFGKVIEAQFLIALTNCVLSTIMLWIMGFPQLFGLALMIFVLGLIPVAGVIISLIPLCTIAFSIGGFIKVIYVLVMVVVLHSLEAYLLNPKLMASKTNLPMFYTFIVLIFSEHFFGVWGLIVGIPTFVFLLDILDVKRT
- a CDS encoding Rrf2 family transcriptional regulator codes for the protein MKISSRFTIAVHILSLLFIEKNGHCTSEWIAGSVNTNPVVIRRIIGQLKKAGLVHVRPGAGGAYLLKKLEDITLLDVYQAVEVVEEGKLFHFHEQPNPDCSVGANIQSVLELILRRAQTAMERVLAEITMRELVADLVKRM